A region of the Anolis carolinensis isolate JA03-04 chromosome 1, rAnoCar3.1.pri, whole genome shotgun sequence genome:
GAAACAGCTACACTGAATGGTAATATGCAGATACAATGGTGGCAAAGAAAAATTATTTCTTtgcttccaccaccaccaccatatcATAAGCTTTCTAATTAATTCTAGCCTGTGTTATTTTGGACTTTCTCTGAGTCTCCCACCACCATAACTCTAGTCTCTGTCTCACTTGTTTTATCAACTCTAGCTTGCTAGTGATTCAGGGTGCTTGCTTGGCTCCATTTCATGGTATAGGATTCATAGCAGCAATTGCATCCACTACCCTGGGTATTTCCCTGTTCCAGAGATCCACTATGTCTTGGGCAAGATCACTTGCTGAGGCAATAGGAGATTCCTCAAAAACCATTAAGAATCCACTGAGGTGGTCCCTCTTCAGTGGACTCCACCTCTACAGAGACTCAGTCCCAGTAAATTTAAATACCATCAAAGAAGGATCTGTCCATGATAGTAATCGCACACTCAGCAACAAAATCACAACATAGGCATATACAACATGAGGAAGTAACAAATAAAAAGGAAACATACTTTAAAGTTATTAATCTAAGAATATATtttgcaacagtctcacaaaagaatgcattgaagttgttcagaagatatgCAATTTTATAAAACCcttgccattgagaacactgtgaaaaaaaatgaaatttctgtatTTCATCTGTATGTTATCATATTTggggaaaacaaacaaagaattgtGAGGTGTTTCAACAGAGACCAAGTCATAAGAACAAACTCTTTTGGAGCATTCTGCATTTTTATATCTCCCATCCAAAAGAACTGATGGCAACACATTACATTTTGCAGTCACTAAAGCTCTCctctgtgtcagaaccctgctactagagcctggatgtggctctgagtttcagggtcactgacattgataagacacctgcgtcccaggactcggaggagaaacggctgatggacttggcggggaatttgcgcggggttttactgagcgggaagagactgttcaaatgagggggagggtatataaaggagggttggccggagcctcccattcttggcttttctgatgttcatgtttcctacagtaaaagttcctggtgataccacagagagtctcgtgtgttcattcaggagcggctgtggtgagctgacactaagccaagaatacggacaccatcccgctgtagcggtgaggtgtaacatgcaagtggaggatgaagagctcttgggcgccggaggaggaaggtcggaaagggccactcccgagacggacgctgagttccaccagctggcggccctggcgtcatccaccgcttatgcccagccaaatggggtaacccagaggcgcggagtggtgcggggagatagcaccggaggagaggaaggttcaccttccccaggcccgcaaaagatggtgtttctggaggagaggatgtcggcgatggagaccaccctggcagtgatgtcgagggcgatggagcgcctggcggttttggcggagccggagcgaggaagggaactccgggctagctcaatgtgggacgtgagcatgggaagcagccagggctttgcagacctcccagcaccgaagggaagggaaatgcgaaaggagcccggtgcccggcccaagatccaaacgagcctgacgcgggtggaggagagtgacgacgaaggggaaaagcctccgagaatcccggctacgctcccaactgagaccctggtgcccctggcgaatgccgggcgtggcacaggacaaagggaagcagcagcggggcccactggcccgcaagggggcttgcgacgggcggagaattggggattgccaccacagggacccctaccgagacgagaggaactaaggatcgagtttgggggagagtcctctgaactggattttttcctgaccacggtgaggggctatatggaggacaatgcccacacttttagaacggaatccagccgggtacgggccattggtgcagtgttgaagaggggagcggccagctggtacgttcaactacacgcgcggcgcgacccatgtctggggtcactccgacgctttatgggggccctggagacccgtttccgagatccactggagcagatccgggcgagggaggagttgaagaccgtctcccaggggcagaggtcggtatcggagtatgcggaggagttccaatgcctcgctgaaaaggtgccggaatggtctgcagtgacaaagatagaactcttcaaagaggggctcaggcgggagatcctctcctgggcggtgcatcgtgatgagcctgacacactgcgcggatggattcagctggcggggcgcatcgagacgtcgctggcccaggcgaggaggcaccgaggagggctacagcagcggccgcagatgaaagaggggagccggaaggagggatcaaccccagccgggaggagaacggagccgacagggaacgtgagcgccagcaggaggggctgcttcgtgtgcggccgtttgggccacagggctgccgagtgctggcagagaaaaggggaaggcggaggcccgcccaaacc
Encoded here:
- the LOC134295703 gene encoding uncharacterized protein LOC134295703; its protein translation is MFMFPTVKVPGDTTESLVCSFRSGCGELTLSQEYGHHPAVAVRCNMQVEDEELLGAGGGRSERATPETDAEFHQLAALASSTAYAQPNGVTQRRGVVRGDSTGGEEGSPSPGPQKMVFLEERMSAMETTLAVMSRAMERLAVLAEPERGRELRASSMWDVSMGSSQGFADLPAPKGREMRKEPGARPKIQTSLTRVEESDDEGEKPPRIPATLPTETLVPLANAGRGTGQREAAAGPTGPQGGLRRAENWGLPPQGPLPRREELRIEFGGESSELDFFLTTVRGYMEDNAHTFRTESSRVRAIGAVLKRGAASWYVQLHARRDPCLGSLRRFMGALETRFRDPLEQIRAREELKTVSQGQRSVSEYAEEFQCLAEKVPEWSAVTKIELFKEGLRREILSWAVHRDEPDTLRGWIQLAGRIETSLAQARRHRGGLQQRPQMKEGSRKEGSTPAGRRTEPTGNVSASRRGCFVCGRLGHRAAECWQRKGEGGGPPKPRAVAGKRAEEEPPMRHHSGGLDEGEEDAMSEPCY